A stretch of Myroides oncorhynchi DNA encodes these proteins:
- a CDS encoding LytR/AlgR family response regulator transcription factor: MKVAIVEDESLASNYLKSLLLKQEYLPIQEITILSSVKEATAFFLTNKVDLIFMDIHLGDGKSLEIFEHIEIKSPIIFTTAYDSYAIHVFKQFTIDYILKPFTNEELGNALIKFKEITKQFEITPTLDSLIKIENETNNIIKDRFLVNNGHKLKSIENDQIAYFVASGKHLFLHTFDNNSYIYDDTIKDIINKLDNKTFFKVNRKYIINIKSVADIIKHNSQKIELKITPDPEDDAPILVSKNHIINLKSWLS; the protein is encoded by the coding sequence ATGAAAGTTGCCATAGTTGAAGATGAGTCTTTAGCGTCGAATTACTTAAAATCATTGCTTTTAAAGCAAGAGTACTTACCGATACAAGAGATAACCATACTATCTTCTGTAAAGGAAGCTACTGCCTTTTTTTTGACAAATAAGGTTGACTTGATATTTATGGATATTCACTTAGGAGACGGAAAAAGTTTAGAAATATTCGAGCATATTGAGATAAAATCTCCTATCATATTTACCACGGCTTATGACTCTTATGCCATTCATGTGTTCAAACAATTTACTATAGACTATATACTAAAACCCTTTACAAATGAAGAGCTTGGTAATGCCTTAATTAAATTTAAAGAGATTACTAAACAGTTTGAAATCACCCCGACTTTAGACAGTTTAATCAAAATTGAAAACGAAACTAACAACATCATCAAAGATCGCTTCTTAGTCAATAATGGACATAAACTAAAGTCAATAGAAAATGACCAAATAGCATACTTCGTAGCGTCAGGAAAGCATTTATTCCTACATACTTTTGACAACAACTCTTACATCTATGATGATACAATAAAGGATATCATCAATAAACTAGATAATAAAACATTCTTTAAAGTTAATCGAAAATATATCATAAACATTAAATCTGTAGCGGATATAATCAAACATAATAGTCAAAAGATAGAACTAAAGATTACTCCAGATCCTGAAGATGATGCCCCTATATTAGTTAGCAAAAACCACATCATAAATCTAAAGAGCTGGTTAAGTTAA
- a CDS encoding RagB/SusD family nutrient uptake outer membrane protein, whose translation MKKIILILSGLLLGITTVGCDKFLDIEPVGKIIPKTTEDYRKLMTAAYGKYPNHKSLTNFRTDEVRIISDEDNTNFLSVLDVYAYRDLNNDRATKSFGYLEFYTSIFYTNDLINNGSGTMQVGDEKEQLLGEAYGLRALAYFDLLNLYAKPYDKNTASTELAIVLQLKHEIEERKEKSTMTEVYTQIHSDIDNAKKHLKVTIYEEGKNYRFSLAAISALEAKVNLYQKEYEAALASVDQALRYKSELQDLNKDTKTSVASFKSMESILALEEVLTYDMRTTALLSDELYNTYDRENDLRFHASFELVKGSYISKKTGTGEMKTSFRTSELYMIKAEALGHLNRLAEAKSTIEKLIVSRYKPEAAAKVLQQLSGLDQKGFIAFILDERNKEFAFEGHRWFDLRRLNQKQIVHKFGNDTFTLAENDLRYTLPFPKDARENNPNL comes from the coding sequence ATGAAAAAAATAATACTAATATTAAGTGGTTTACTCCTAGGAATAACTACTGTTGGTTGTGATAAATTTCTCGACATCGAACCTGTTGGTAAAATCATACCAAAAACGACAGAAGATTACCGAAAACTAATGACTGCTGCTTATGGAAAATATCCAAATCATAAGTCTTTAACTAATTTTCGCACCGACGAAGTAAGAATAATTTCTGATGAAGACAATACTAATTTCTTGTCAGTATTAGATGTATATGCATATAGAGATTTAAATAACGATAGAGCAACTAAAAGTTTTGGTTACTTAGAGTTTTACACTTCTATTTTCTATACAAACGATTTGATTAATAATGGTTCAGGGACTATGCAAGTAGGTGATGAGAAAGAACAATTATTAGGAGAAGCCTATGGATTAAGAGCATTAGCATATTTTGATCTTTTAAACTTATATGCAAAACCTTATGACAAGAATACTGCTTCTACAGAACTAGCTATCGTTCTCCAACTAAAGCATGAAATTGAGGAGCGTAAAGAGAAATCAACAATGACGGAAGTTTATACGCAGATACATTCTGATATTGACAATGCTAAAAAGCATTTAAAAGTAACCATCTATGAAGAGGGGAAAAACTATCGTTTTTCTTTAGCTGCTATTTCTGCATTAGAAGCTAAAGTAAACTTATATCAGAAAGAATACGAAGCAGCTTTAGCAAGTGTAGATCAAGCATTAAGATACAAAAGTGAATTACAAGATCTAAATAAAGATACAAAAACTTCAGTAGCTAGTTTTAAATCAATGGAGTCTATCTTAGCATTAGAAGAAGTATTAACTTATGATATGAGAACTACAGCGTTATTATCCGATGAGTTATACAATACTTATGACAGAGAAAATGACTTGCGTTTTCATGCTTCTTTTGAACTAGTAAAAGGATCTTATATTAGTAAAAAAACAGGTACAGGTGAGATGAAAACTTCATTCCGTACATCTGAATTATATATGATAAAAGCGGAAGCATTAGGTCACTTAAACAGACTAGCTGAAGCTAAGAGTACAATTGAGAAATTGATAGTTAGTAGATACAAGCCGGAAGCTGCTGCGAAAGTTTTACAGCAACTTTCAGGTTTGGATCAGAAAGGATTTATCGCTTTCATCTTGGATGAAAGAAATAAAGAATTTGCTTTCGAAGGACACAGATGGTTTGACTTAAGACGTCTAAACCAAAAACAAATAGTACACAAATTTGGTAATGATACATTCACTCTAGCAGAAAATGACTTGAGATATACGTTGCCATTCCCTAAAGATGCAAGAGAAAACAACCCAAATCTATAG
- a CDS encoding class I SAM-dependent methyltransferase — MKDLLGKAILDFQTNNNPQNVITETDISEAEEMDIAYLFREYKQMPKIEQKALNLCQGKILDVGCGAGAHAIYLQEKGFDIKAIDISKNSVEACKLRGISNVHIENILDIKKEKYDTILLLMNGTGIFGRLVHTTKYLQHLKSLLNPGGQILIDSSDLIYMFDEDEDGGKWIPMENKDYYGELTFTVGYKGEVDEPLDWLYLDYNTLQNAAHANELTCKLILEGDNCDYLAQLTII, encoded by the coding sequence ATGAAAGACCTTTTAGGAAAAGCTATCTTAGATTTTCAAACCAATAACAATCCACAAAACGTAATAACAGAAACAGACATTTCTGAAGCTGAAGAAATGGATATAGCTTATCTATTCCGAGAGTATAAACAAATGCCTAAGATTGAACAAAAAGCACTTAACCTATGCCAAGGTAAGATACTAGACGTAGGATGTGGAGCAGGAGCTCATGCTATATATTTACAAGAAAAAGGATTTGATATCAAAGCCATAGATATTTCTAAAAACTCAGTTGAAGCTTGTAAACTACGAGGAATCTCAAATGTTCATATAGAAAATATTCTTGATATCAAAAAAGAGAAGTATGACACGATATTGCTCTTAATGAATGGTACTGGGATATTTGGGCGTTTAGTTCATACAACAAAATATCTACAACATCTAAAAAGTTTATTAAATCCTGGAGGTCAAATTCTTATTGATAGCTCTGATCTAATCTATATGTTTGATGAAGATGAAGATGGTGGTAAGTGGATACCAATGGAAAATAAAGACTACTATGGTGAATTAACTTTCACAGTAGGATATAAAGGAGAAGTAGACGAGCCACTTGATTGGCTATACTTAGATTATAATACTCTTCAAAATGCAGCACATGCTAATGAACTTACTTGTAAGTTAATTCTAGAAGGAGATAATTGTGAT
- a CDS encoding YkgJ family cysteine cluster protein produces the protein MDKILAQLPKLAKDKHNENKKYFDKLKKKAPKDLDYQMQDIHDTVFKRTDCLSCANCCKTTGPLFTNADIERIAKHLKMKPQQFIDKYLHIDEDRDYVLQSLPCTFLDNENYCMIYEVRPKACREYPHTDRKKFNQISNLTLKNVAICPAAYEVVEEMKKRIK, from the coding sequence ATGGATAAAATACTAGCACAACTCCCTAAGTTGGCCAAAGATAAGCATAATGAAAACAAAAAGTATTTCGATAAATTAAAAAAGAAAGCTCCCAAGGATCTAGATTATCAGATGCAGGATATACATGATACAGTATTTAAACGCACTGATTGTTTAAGTTGTGCTAACTGTTGTAAGACTACTGGTCCACTGTTTACAAATGCTGATATAGAACGTATAGCAAAGCATTTAAAAATGAAACCCCAACAATTTATAGATAAGTATCTACATATTGATGAGGATCGTGATTATGTTTTACAAAGTCTTCCTTGTACATTTTTAGATAATGAGAACTACTGCATGATTTATGAGGTTCGCCCAAAAGCTTGTCGGGAATATCCACATACAGATCGCAAGAAGTTTAATCAGATATCAAATCTAACTCTTAAGAATGTTGCTATTTGTCCAGCTGCTTATGAAGTAGTAGAAGAAATGAAGAAAAGAATTAAATAA